In one Enterobacteriaceae endosymbiont of Donacia sparganii genomic region, the following are encoded:
- the rpmA gene encoding 50S ribosomal protein L27, which yields MAHKKAGGSSRNGRDSHSKRLGIKCFGGERVKPGFILIRQRGNKFHAGNNVGCGKDHTLFAKINGIVKFTNKGIKKKKYINIINI from the coding sequence ATGGCACATAAAAAAGCTGGAGGATCTTCTAGAAATGGTAGAGATTCACATTCTAAAAGATTAGGTATTAAATGTTTTGGAGGAGAAAGAGTAAAACCAGGTTTTATTCTTATAAGACAAAGAGGTAATAAATTTCATGCTGGAAATAATGTAGGATGTGGTAAAGATCATACTTTATTTGCTAAAATAAATGGGATTGTTAAATTTACTAATAAAGGAATTAAGAAAAAAAAATATATTAATATTATTAATATATAA
- the murA gene encoding UDP-N-acetylglucosamine 1-carboxyvinyltransferase, with the protein MDKFRIKGPVQLKGVVNISGSKNAALPILFASLLIDELVEIKNIPKLKDINITIKLLLELGVKIKNGKSLKINASHLYKNYNLPKNLIQSIRASIWLVSPLLVRFKKINLFLPGGCSIGKRPIDLHIKNLKKLGANINIKNNYIIASIDKNFKGSHIIMEKNSVGATINIILAAIYAYNITTIDNASKEPEIKDLINFLNTMGANIKGAGTNKIIIKGVLKLKGGIYTIMDDRIETGTFLIAAAISKGNILCKNTNPKNLGIVLKKLKSAGAEIKTGKDWCSINMTYRKLKAVNIITGPYPNFPTDMQPQFTLLNCIALGKSIVTETVFENRFLHIHELIKMGANIFKKNNKIFCKGVKSLYSAKIKATDLRASVSLVLAGCIATGITIINNINYIDRGYEDIENKLISLGANITRIKNNKI; encoded by the coding sequence ATGGATAAATTTAGAATAAAAGGTCCAGTACAATTAAAAGGAGTTGTTAATATTTCTGGTTCTAAAAATGCAGCTTTACCAATTTTATTTGCATCACTTTTAATAGATGAATTAGTAGAAATTAAAAATATTCCTAAGCTAAAAGATATAAATATAACAATTAAATTACTTTTAGAATTAGGAGTAAAAATAAAAAATGGTAAATCATTAAAAATAAATGCAAGTCATTTATATAAAAATTATAATTTACCAAAAAATTTAATACAATCCATTAGAGCTTCAATTTGGTTAGTAAGTCCTTTATTAGTACGTTTTAAAAAAATAAATTTATTTTTACCTGGTGGTTGTTCGATTGGTAAAAGACCTATTGATTTACATATTAAAAATTTAAAAAAATTAGGTGCAAATATTAATATTAAAAATAATTATATTATCGCATCTATAGATAAAAATTTTAAGGGTTCCCATATTATAATGGAAAAAAATAGTGTAGGAGCTACAATTAATATTATTTTAGCTGCAATTTATGCATATAATATAACTACTATTGATAACGCTTCAAAAGAACCTGAAATAAAAGATTTAATTAATTTTTTAAATACTATGGGTGCTAATATAAAAGGAGCAGGAACAAATAAAATAATAATTAAGGGTGTTTTAAAATTAAAAGGAGGTATTTATACTATAATGGATGATAGAATAGAAACAGGAACTTTTTTAATAGCTGCAGCTATATCTAAAGGAAATATTTTATGTAAAAATACTAATCCTAAAAATTTAGGTATAGTTTTAAAAAAATTAAAATCTGCTGGAGCAGAAATAAAAACAGGTAAAGATTGGTGTAGTATTAATATGACTTATAGAAAACTTAAAGCAGTTAATATTATTACAGGACCATATCCTAATTTTCCTACTGATATGCAACCTCAATTTACTTTATTAAATTGTATTGCTTTAGGTAAAAGTATAGTAACAGAAACTGTTTTTGAAAATCGTTTTTTACATATACATGAATTAATTAAAATGGGTGCAAATATTTTTAAAAAAAATAATAAAATATTTTGTAAAGGAGTTAAATCACTTTATAGTGCAAAAATTAAAGCTACAGATTTAAGAGCATCAGTAAGTTTAGTCTTAGCAGGATGTATTGCAACAGGAATAACTATTATTAATAATATAAATTATATTGATCGGGGATATGAAGATATAGAAAATAAATTAATTTCTTTAGGTGCTAACATTACAAGAATAAAAAATAATAAAATTTAA
- the rplU gene encoding 50S ribosomal protein L21 produces the protein MYAVFDSCGKQYKVIQGQIIKLEKIIGKIGDKIEFKNILMIYDQNKLNLGKPIIPGAKIIAQLILHGKNKKIKIVKFRRRKHFRKIQGHRQLFTNIKILKIKYLI, from the coding sequence ATGTATGCTGTTTTTGATAGTTGTGGTAAACAATATAAAGTTATTCAAGGACAAATCATAAAACTAGAAAAAATTATAGGGAAAATTGGAGATAAAATTGAATTTAAAAATATTTTAATGATATATGATCAAAATAAATTAAATTTAGGAAAACCTATTATTCCAGGAGCAAAAATAATAGCACAATTAATATTACATGGAAAGAATAAAAAAATTAAAATAGTTAAATTTCGTAGAAGAAAACATTTTCGTAAAATACAAGGTCATCGTCAATTATTTACTAATATAAAAATTCTTAAAATTAAATATTTAATATAA